aatgagaaatcaaacccataaactcaaatagcatgaacaagcaagaaactcggtttctcttcaatggtgaggtttcatcctcaaccccaaacgaaaatattagctacacatgataaaataactacaacttaaaacattaaaagcataaaattcaaagagttgcaaaaggaaagaaataagctacaagaagaagagaagcaagaagttatgtacaaagaggctcatgcctcttctcctcccttttgattttcagccttggtctccttttatagccaagtggtttgtgtggaatgggtgagtgggtgtatgagtggagagatgagtgatgagtgttttatggaatgagtggtgagtgttttatggaatgagtggtgagtgttttatggaatgatgttgagtggaaaaaaaagtgattaagtggctgagaatgtggagaaaatcgtgtattggctctagctttggggagacaagggatgaagcaaaagaaaaataataagagagatggttccggattttcgggatgatccgacgactgaaattcaaacagtcatatctttttccacgcatctccaaattggctgaaaattgttgcgttggaaagctgacatcttgaacttcaatttagacctaagaaactcccaaaacggatatattttggtcctgttatgatcagtctaaatgtactggtctgctgcatccgaatttccttgtattttgcttgaattgtatcatttctctcttattgtcctacaaaatataaaaacactaaaactaaccaaagcattagaaaataacaaagctaaaggtttaactaatgtaaattaaggggtccaaatacacaatatttggtactcatcaatgTGTTAGGTTTCAGGTTAGGTTTTTAACTTAGTCAGCTAGCCCTTGTGAATATATTGACACACGCATACTGATTGACCGATAAGACATTTGTTTTCTTggtttttaatgtttgtttttttggttttaacaTTGACACACGGTTTGCTTTACTGTATGATGGACAGCGCacaatagtatatatatatatatagattactGTTGAGCTCTCAAAGGACGTGACACTGATGGGGCTAATCTTCGTTACTTTCtccgtcttcttcttcttcttttactccattttttttcttttctttttattgaacTCTTCTgcaactctctctctttcaaaaatgtccATAAACCGCCTCACTTCGGAGCTTCCAAAAACACTCTGGTCGACTCAACTACAACAAATGTAAAATATGGCCAAATACGAGCCAACTCAATTACAAAAATGTTAGTTCGGTTCTGTGTGAAACTCGACTCTGAGAAAATTGTTTCGCCTACCGACCGAACCGACGTCGGTAGGAAAAATCTGTACCGCCTACCGGCCGCCGGATGTCGTTGATGGTTTGGCATCGGCGCGGTGACGGCCGATAGGCGGCCGGTGGGCGGCAGGCGGCCAATTTGCACAGTGCTATATACTACCGATTGCCATGACACATTACCTCATTCAACTACCAATTGTAAGGccatttaaatttattagatcAACTAGCGTGTTAAGTATGATAGGAAAATTCACACATGGCATGCAGGTGCtcattttcacttgaaataattaaaatttattttaaataaaaaatattaaaataaaatttaaaaactagtccaaaaaaacttaaaactaaatatatatattaaccagGATGGGGCGGATCGGCCACCCTCTAATTGTCTAATCACATAGGATGGCCGAACGACCGAAGCATATTtggaagggggagggggggaggcTAGGGTGCCTTGGGAGGTGCTTCCGTTACCCCCAAATCACATAGATTCAATCGTGTTTGAGAGTGACTCGGCTACTATGAATGGTGGATCACCTGCTCACCCTCAATACACATGGGGTGGCtaaccaccatttttttttttaatgattctaTGTCTATACTTGTCACTTCAAAATTACCACTTAATTTGTATTGGTCCcttaaaatgttaatttttacaATCTATTATGCTTAACTACAAAAGGGGTTGCAATGTCCTCTTCCACgatccaaaataacaaaaataccctgcataaaacttcaaaaaaatgaaaagaaagaaagaaagaaagaagcaaacaattcaagaaaaaaaaaaaaaaaaagaaagaaagaaagaaagaaaaaaagaaaaagcaaaattttagataaaacaataataataataataaaaattctggaaagccaaaaaaaatatgaagaaacaaaagccaaaaaaacacCATGACCCATGGTTGGCCATGGGTCATTTTCAAAACTTTTCgctttttcggtttttttttttcttcttcctgtgcttttttgttttggtttttttttttttttttactttgttttttctGATTGCTTTACCTTTTTCCATTCTTTCtagatttcattttattttttactttcattttgtttgtttttttttttcaattttttttttaatttatacagtgttttttttttttttttttttttttttttgtgatttggaGGCAAAAGGGGGACATTGAAACCTATTATACATTACAAAAATTGAAAGCTTGGGGAGAGgaggacattgcaaattttaatttgggggtaaaatgtagttttcctttcttaatttctttcttctcttcttcttcttcttcttcttttttttttttttttttttttttttttttatatatatatatatatatatatatataatttagattcTCAACTTAAAGTATTTTCGTCATTTCATGTTAAAATTGAAACGTGCATGtcacatgtttatttttttgactgATTTAACACACTTGgctaatgaaattttttttttttttttttgccaacaaTTGATAGCTAATGAGAGTATGTGTCACGGTTGCTACCTCGTGGTAGCAATTTGTAAATGAGTTGTAGTTGAGGGGAATGTGTAATTTACCCATAAACATTTTATATTCTTACTAACGGTGTTATATAGTGGAAAAAGTTGTCGAAGCTTAGATGCATTGCTAAACAATTCCTAATTAGCTTCAAAGTTGGAGGTGGGAAGAAAATCTTTTTGTGGTATGATATATGGCATCCTGAGGGTTGTCTTTTTGATAAATTTGGTTTCAGAACCATTTATGATGCTGGGAGATCTATTGGTCCTAAAGTTTCATCAATCATTCGAGACAATAACTGGTATTGGCCTAGTGCCAGATCTGAAAACTTGGTACTTATCCAGAGTAGGCTACCAGAAATCAGTTTAGGAGGTGAGAATGTTCCTATTTGGAGGTCTTCTTCAGGAAAGTATTCCTGTTCTCAAACTTGGGAACATCTTAGACCGAAATTTTCTGTGGTGGAATGGCACAATTTGGTTTGGTTTTCTTTGGCCATTCCAAGGCATGCCTTCATCTTGTGGCTGGTGTTTAGGGATGCTCTTGTCCCCAAGGAGAAACTTTGTAGTTGGGGCTTCACAGGTTCCTCCTTGTGCCTGTCCTGTTTTGCTTGCCAAGAGAGCCGTGATCATCTCTATTTCTGCTGTAGTTTCGGTCGAAGGGTGTGGAGGAATATTATGGCTGACTGTTGTGTTTATAATCCTCCTATTGA
The sequence above is drawn from the Alnus glutinosa chromosome 11, dhAlnGlut1.1, whole genome shotgun sequence genome and encodes:
- the LOC133881206 gene encoding uncharacterized protein LOC133881206 gives rise to the protein MRWKKLSKLRCIAKQFLISFKVGGGKKIFLWYDIWHPEGCLFDKFGFRTIYDAGRSIGPKVSSIIRDNNWYWPSARSENLVLIQSRLPEISLGGENVPIWRSSSGKYSCSQTWEHLRPKFSVVEWHNLVWFSLAIPRHAFILWLVFRDALVPKEKLCSWGFTGSSLCLSCFACQESRDHLYFCCSFGRRVWRNIMADCCVYNPPIEWSSIGSWSAECWKSRNLQATICKLCFGATIYYLWRHRNDLLHGNVPRSEEKLIQQIKWDVRSRLVARYSAKICVIEEPSAGAEMESATDFEII